The genomic segment AGAGTACAGAACGCAGAACCGAAAGTTTCGCCCGCTGACCACCACTACCGATAGTTTGATACATCTGTGCGGCTTCCATTGGCGTCAGGCTGGTTGAACCCAATAACATCGCCGGAACGGTTTGAATGGAGCTGTCCGGCACACCCAGACGCTGAAGCATATCTTTTACTTTATCCAGACCTAAATCCAGACCAAGATTAACCGTAGGGATGTTCAGCGAGTTGGCCAGCGCATCAACCAGCATCACTCTGCCTCGGAACTGGCGATCATAGTTTTGCGGCTGCCACGTCTTACTGCCGGGAATATTGACCGACAGCGGTTCATCTTTCAGCCAGGTATTTAAACGATAGTTGCCGGGTTCACTCAACGCTGTCAGGTAGGTTGGTGGTTTAGCTAAAGAACCAATCGAGCGACGAGCCTGAACCGCACGGTTAAAACCAGCATACTGCGGTTGGGAGCCACCAACTACCGCTCGAACTTCCCCACTAAAGCGGTCAACCACCACCATTGCCGCCTCTAAATCTTTTACATTACGCGCAGCTCGCAGAGCAGGAATACCCTCTTCCACCGCTTTTTCCGCCGCATTCTGTGACACCGGATCCAGCGTGGTAAAGATCTTCACGCCGGACAGATCGTTAACTTTATCCCCCAGCTTTTCCTGCAGTTCATTATGCACCAGCTGCATAAACGCAGGCTGAGGTGTAATCACCCCACCGCGCGGCTGAACACCCAGCGGACGAGCACTCAATACGCCATACAATTCCTGATCGATGACATTTTGCTGCTGGGCTAAACGCAATACCAGATTACGCCGCTCCAGAACGATATCCTGATTCTTCCACGGGTTATACAGCGAGGCGCCTTTTACCATACCCACCAGCATCGCCTGCTGATCGACACTCAACTCATTAATCGGACGACCAAAGAAATAGAGACTAGCTAACGGGAAGCCTCTAATTTGATCGGCTCCGCTCTGCCCCAGATAAACTTCGTTCATATACAGTTCAAGAATACGCTCTTTGCTGTATCGGGCATCCAGAATAATGGCCATATAGGCCTCGCGTAATTTACGCGTCAGAGAACGCTCATTGGTTAAGAACAGGTTCTTCACCAACTGTTGCGTTAAGGTACTTCCCCCCTGAACGGTGCGACCCGCAGAGAGGTTAGCTAATACCGCACGACCAATAGAGAACAGGCTGATACCGTCATGGCTATAGAAGTTACGGTCTTCTGTGGCAATCAGCATATCTGCCATGGGATAAGGGAAACTTTTACCGGCCACAAACAGACGCTGTTCGCCATTAGGGGCCTGCAACATAGTGATTAGCTTAGGATCGAGACGGAAGAAGCCGAACTCACGTCCGGTATCCAGATTCACAATGCGTGACAATCCGGCGTTATTAAACTCCAGACGGGCACGAATCTGCTCTTCTTTGACATCCGGAAAATCAAACGGACGGCGTAACATCTCAATATTATTATTCTGAACGGTATATTCGCCAGGACGGGTGATTTTAGTGACATAGCGATACTGCATGCCATTAAGCAAATCCACCATCTCTTTCTTGCTGTAGGACATACCCGGTTCGAGGTTAACCATGCGGCCATACACTGCTGCAGGTAAATTCCAAACCTTACCGTCAATGCGGCTACGGATTTGTGAGTCAAGATAGACACCATAAAATGCCAACAGGGCAATAGCCACGATCGCCAGCTTAATACAGAGGCCAAAGGTGCGGCGTAGCCAACTCGGCTTACGGGATTTTTTAACTTTAGGCGGCATGAATAGCTCCCGATATCATTGCGCTTTTCCTCTTGAATTCAGTCATCATCATTTAGCTTCACTACAGGTAATAAATTGCGGGCGTATTGTACCCTAATTAGCCGACAGGGTAGACCATTGGTTTTTGCCCGCCGATAAATATCTCTCACCCATTATGAAAACGTTTAGTTTTACGGGTGGGTAGTGCATTCGCCGGGTCGTCAGGCCACACATGCTTTGGATAGCGACCCTTCATCTCCTTTTGCACCTCTTTATAAGCACCCTGCCAAAAAGCCGCTAAATCCTGAGTAATTTGTAATGGTCGATGCGCCGGAGATAACAGCTCAACCACCAAAGAAACCCGACCATCGGCAATCACCGGTGTTTGCTTCTCGCCAAACATTTCCTGTAAACGAACCGCCAGCACTGGCGGTCGATCACTGTCATAACGTATTGGCAAACGTGAACCGGTTGGCACGCAATAACTGACGGGTAATTCATTATCCAGACGCTGACGCTGCTGCCAGTCCAGCTTACGATTTAGCGCCTCAGAAAGATTGACCTGTTTAAGCCCTTTAATATCCCTGACGCCTTTCAGTGAAGGTAATAACCATGTTTCCAGAGTTGCCAACAGTTCATCATCATCTACTGATGGCCACGGATACTGAGGCAGCCACTCCTGAGCTCGCTGAAGACGGGTACGCAGTTGTACTGCCTCTTCATCCCAGACTAAAGCAGAAATACCCTGCGTTCTTACCCACTCCAGCAACGCGGCATGTAGTTGCTCTTCAGAAGGCTTCATTAACGGCTGAGCTTTTAGCACCAGACGATCAATCTGTTGACGCTGCCAGGCTCGCAAGGTTCCCTTCTCTTCATCCCACTCAATAGCGCTCTGTTGCGTAACCAACCGCGGCATACGCTGTACTAACACTTCCGGCTCGATTTTAGCTGCCAGCAACATACGCGCATCAGGGCTGTTAGCCCCTTGCAATAATGAAGCGGCAATCAGCCACTCGGAACGACACAGACCGTCATCGGTATCAATTTGGGCTCCCATACCGTTAGCCAACAGGTAACGCCCCTCTTCCCCTCGTTTTTGAGCAATGCGATCGGCAAAACCCGCCGCCAGTAACAAGGGAATTTCGTCACTATCCGGAGTGCCATTGCGAAACTTTAAACGTTGCCCCAACTGCCGGGCACGTTTTATCCATGCTGTTTGAGGATGCAACAGCCAATAGCTGATATCTTTGGTGCCGCTTCTTGGAGGCTCTTCTACAATAGCGGTCAATAATAAAGCGGTAGCTAAAGAGTCTGGTTTCTGTTTCGCAGCATAAACCAACATCGCCGCCAGTCGGGGTTCACAACCCGTTTCTGCCATCTGACGACCAATTTGAGTTAAGTTTCCCTGTTCGTCGACAGCTTCAAGCTGAATCAACAGCCGTCGGGCGGCAGCCAGAGAAGTGGAAGGCGGTAGATCCAACCAGCGCATTTGCTGAATATCGCGGCAACCCCATTGCAGTAATTCCATGGTCAGACCGGATAAATCACTCTGCATAATTTCGGCTTCGCCCTGCTCTGCAGCACGCTCCGCCTGCTCGCGGGAAAACAAGTGCCAACATGCACCGGCAGATAAACGACCAGCGCGACCGGCACGCTGGGTCATGGAGGCTTTGGAAATACGTTGAGTTATTAAGCGCGTCAATCCGGTTCGCGGGTCGAAACGCGCCACCCGCTCAAGTCCGCTATCGACCACCAGATTAATGCCATCAATGGTCAAACTGGTTTCCGCAATATTGGTGGCTAACACAATTTTTCTCCGCCCTGAAGGCGAAGGGGAAATGGCCTTTTGCTGTTCTGCCAGAGACAACGCAGCATACAAAGGGCAAAGATCGATATCATCCGTCAGGCTACCGAATAGCAAATCATACACCCGACGAATTTCGGCGACGCCGGGCAAAAACAACAGCATCGAACCTGAGTGCTGATTCACTATCTGCCTGACCGCTTGCGCGACCTTCTCTTCAAAATACCCACTGGCTGGCAGCGACAGGTAGTGTCGTTCAACAGGAAAGCTACGCCCTTCAGCAGAAATAACCGGCACATTCGGCAAAAACTGTTGCAAGCGCTGATTATCCAGCGTTGCCGACATAATCAGCAGCTTCAAATCATCCCGCAGGCCATTCTGAACATCCAGTAATAAGCTAAGGGCTAAATCCGCCTGTAAGCTACGCTCATGAAATTCATCCAGAATCACCAGCGAAACATCTTCCAGCATCGGATCCTGTTGCAGCATACGGATCAATACCCCTTCCGTCACCACTTCCAGACGCGTATCAGGCCCGGTCAGGCTTTCAGAACGCATCCGATAGCCAATACACTCACCCACTGGTTGATTCAATTGCTGAGCCAGCCGCTGCGCCACACTACGGGCAGCCAGACGACGCGGTTCCAACATAATAATCCGCCCCGACAGCCAGAATGACTGCTCAAGCAACTTCAACGGCAACCAGGTCGATTTCCCTGCACCGGGCGGCGCCTGCAACAATACACAGGGCGAATGCTGCAAAGCATCAAGCAATGGCTGAAGAACTTCACTTACCGGCAAAGACACGCATAACCTCAATCAGATAACTTAGGTATCAAAATAAATTCAATCGGCCCATAGTGTACCAGCCGCCAAAACAACCGACAGGATAACTTTCATTGATTTACCAAACTGGACACATGGTGAATAATAGGCCGCGTTAAAATCGACCTGACATCAACCGACAAAGCTCTTTATCTGTTAGCAATGCTAATCGTTGGGAGAGGCCGCCGTTGGGGTCGTAGCAGCTTTAGCTGCCGAAGCGCCCCTAGGCGGACTAGGCCCAACGCGCTCCGTTTCCAAGTACAAATGGTCTTCCGTCCGAGCACAACGTAAACATAAGCAAATTGCTTTTACGGCCGGAACCTCCACGAAAGCTAACACAACCAAGATCGCAACCATTGACCGGAGTTTCAAAGCGACCTTTAAAAACCAATAGGATCTCCCATGAACTTCACCCCCCACTGCAATCCGCCACGCTAATCAAACGCTACAAGCGTTTCCTTGCCGATGTCATCACTGCGCAGGGGGAAGAACTCACGCTACACTGCGCCAATACCGGAGCCATGACCGGCTGCGCTGAGCCCGGCGATACCGTCTGGTACTCCACCTCAGATAACCCTAAGCGAAAATATCCCCACTCATGGGAACTGACCCAAACTCAAGCCGGCGATATGATTTGTGTTAATACATTACAAGCCAACGCACTGGTGAAAGAGGCGCTGGAAAATCAGTGGATTAAAGAACTAAGCGGCTACAGTTCGCTGCGCAGCGAAGTTCGCTATGGTGATGAAAACAGCCGTATCGATTTTCTGTTAGAGCATCCCGGGCGACCGAAATGCTATGTTGAAGTAAAATCCGTCACTCTGTTACAGCAGGGCTGCGGCTATTTTCCCGACGCGGTCACAACTCGGGGCCAAAAACATCTGCGTGAGTTACAAATAATGGCAGAAAATGGACATCGCGCTATGCTTTTCTTTGCCGTGCTACACAGTGGAATTGACAGCGTTAAAGTGGCACAACATATTGAC from the Limnobaculum zhutongyuii genome contains:
- the hrpB gene encoding ATP-dependent helicase HrpB; protein product: MSLPVSEVLQPLLDALQHSPCVLLQAPPGAGKSTWLPLKLLEQSFWLSGRIIMLEPRRLAARSVAQRLAQQLNQPVGECIGYRMRSESLTGPDTRLEVVTEGVLIRMLQQDPMLEDVSLVILDEFHERSLQADLALSLLLDVQNGLRDDLKLLIMSATLDNQRLQQFLPNVPVISAEGRSFPVERHYLSLPASGYFEEKVAQAVRQIVNQHSGSMLLFLPGVAEIRRVYDLLFGSLTDDIDLCPLYAALSLAEQQKAISPSPSGRRKIVLATNIAETSLTIDGINLVVDSGLERVARFDPRTGLTRLITQRISKASMTQRAGRAGRLSAGACWHLFSREQAERAAEQGEAEIMQSDLSGLTMELLQWGCRDIQQMRWLDLPPSTSLAAARRLLIQLEAVDEQGNLTQIGRQMAETGCEPRLAAMLVYAAKQKPDSLATALLLTAIVEEPPRSGTKDISYWLLHPQTAWIKRARQLGQRLKFRNGTPDSDEIPLLLAAGFADRIAQKRGEEGRYLLANGMGAQIDTDDGLCRSEWLIAASLLQGANSPDARMLLAAKIEPEVLVQRMPRLVTQQSAIEWDEEKGTLRAWQRQQIDRLVLKAQPLMKPSEEQLHAALLEWVRTQGISALVWDEEAVQLRTRLQRAQEWLPQYPWPSVDDDELLATLETWLLPSLKGVRDIKGLKQVNLSEALNRKLDWQQRQRLDNELPVSYCVPTGSRLPIRYDSDRPPVLAVRLQEMFGEKQTPVIADGRVSLVVELLSPAHRPLQITQDLAAFWQGAYKEVQKEMKGRYPKHVWPDDPANALPTRKTKRFHNG
- the sfsA gene encoding DNA/RNA nuclease SfsA gives rise to the protein MTGVSKRPLKTNRISHELHPPLQSATLIKRYKRFLADVITAQGEELTLHCANTGAMTGCAEPGDTVWYSTSDNPKRKYPHSWELTQTQAGDMICVNTLQANALVKEALENQWIKELSGYSSLRSEVRYGDENSRIDFLLEHPGRPKCYVEVKSVTLLQQGCGYFPDAVTTRGQKHLRELQIMAENGHRAMLFFAVLHSGIDSVKVAQHIDPVYAKLFEQVKKHGVEVVCYKARLSPTEVILQSPVSVTG